The Oxyura jamaicensis isolate SHBP4307 breed ruddy duck chromosome 8, BPBGC_Ojam_1.0, whole genome shotgun sequence genome has a segment encoding these proteins:
- the ADGRL4 gene encoding adhesion G protein-coupled receptor L4 isoform X6, producing the protein MIMNVKMLLNLVESMPIAQTLWEVISACVHLVSNLAMVNKLLYLMMEPPVWISHLKTPLEMLQEINKSTLGPLLPVDVISYVEALSYSSLNIMHYSVPDNEALCNTTINVLVNIVNNFLQKDKITVWEALPVDNQRQSLTKLLHTAEQATLLMSQNFKKTTQLDANASDIALKVFAFDSHHMKHIHPHVYTGGDYVKISPKKREESHPNGTVAVVFLRYSNIGSLLSSPKNRSSKDSSEKRQTISSSVIAVAISSNPPTLYELEKITFTLKYAKTADKDIKCAFWNYSADTMNGNWATEGCELTHSNSTHISCKCNHLTHFAVLMSSGGSVGVTNYNILTRITQLGIIISLICLSMCIFTFWFFSEIQSTRTTIHKNLCCSLFLAELIFLIGINMNNNKLFCSITAGLLHYFLLAAFAWMCIEGIHLYLIVVGVIYNKGFLHKNFYVFGYVSPAVVVGISAALGYKYYGTTEVCWLSTKNNFIWSFIGPACLIILVNLLAFGVIIYKVFRHTAMLKPEVSCYENIRSCARGALALLFLLGATWIFGVLHVVQGSVVTAYLFTIFNAFQGMFIFIFLCVLSRKIQEEYYRLFKNVPCCFGCLR; encoded by the exons AttagtcatttaaaaacacCCCTGGAAATGCTGCAAGAAATTAATAAGAGTACTTTGGGACCACTGTTACCTGTAGATGTGATTTCATACGTTGAAGCATTATCTTATTCATCGCTGAATATCATGCATTACTCAGTTCCTGACAATGAAGCACTTTGTAATACAACCATTAAT GTTTTGGTTAACATTGTGAATAATTTtttacaaaaagacaaaatcacAGTCTGGGAAGCCCTTCCTGTAGATAACCAAAGACAGAGCCTGACTAAGCTGCTGCATACTGCAGAACAAGCAACACTTCTCATGTCACAGAACTTCAAAAAGACAACACAGCTAGATGCTAATGCAAGTGACATAG caCTCAAGGTTTTCGCTTTTGATTCACACCACATGAAACACATTCACCCTCATGTTTACACAGGGGGAGATTATGTAAAAATCTCCccaaaaaagagagaggaatcCCATCCCAATG GCACTGTTGCAGTTGTCTTTCTGCGGTATAGCAATATTGGTTCTTTGCTTTCATCACCTAAAAACCGCTCCTCGAAAGATAGTTCAGAGAAGAGGCAGACAATAAGCTCATCAGTTATAGCTGTTGCAATTAGCTCAAATCCACCTACGCTCTATGAGCTcgagaaaataacatttaccTTAAAATATGCCaag ACTGcagataaagatattaaatgtGCGTTTTGGAACTACTCAGCAGACACAATGAATGGCAACTGGGCTACAGAAGGCTGTGAGCTGACACATTCCAACTCCACTCATATCTCATGCAAATGTAATCATTTGactcattttgctgttttgatgTCCTCAGGTGGCTCTGTT GGTGTTACAAATTATAACATTCTTACAAGAATCACTCAACTAGGAATAATTATTTCGTTGATTTGCCTCTCCATGTGCATTTTTACATTCTGGTTCTTCAGTGAAATTCAAAGCACTAGAACGACAATTCACAAAAACCTCTGCTGCAGTCTTTTCCTGGCGgaacttatttttctgattgGAATTAACATGAACAATAATAAG CTCTTCTGTTCAATTACTGCTGGATTACTCCATTATTTCCTTCTAGCTGCTTTTGCATGGATGTGCATTGAAGGTATTCACCTGTACCTTATAGTTGTGGGAGTCATCTACAACAAGGGTTTCTTGCACAAGAATTTTTATGTCTTTGGCTACGTCAGTCCAGCTGTGGTTGTTGGGATCTCTGCTGCACTGGGATATAAGTACTATGGCACCACAGAAGT atgttggCTCAGCACAAAGAATAACTTTATTTGGAGTTTTATAGGACCAGCATGTCTAATAATTCTT GTTAATTTGCTGGCTTTCGGAGTGattatttataaagtatttcGACACACTGCAATGTTAAAGCCAGAAGTTAGTTGTTATGAAAATATAAG ATCCTGTGCCCGAGGTGCTCTTGCTCTCCTGTTCCTTCTTGGGGCTACCTGGATCTTTGGCGTCCTCCATGTTGTACAGGGATCTGTGGTGACTGCATATCTGTTTACAATCTTCAATGCATTTCAGGGGATGTTcatcttcatatttctttgtgtgttgTCTAGAAAG attcagGAAGAATATTATAGGTTGTTCAAAAATGTTCCATGCTGTTTTGGCTGCTTAAGATAA
- the ADGRL4 gene encoding adhesion G protein-coupled receptor L4 isoform X5 yields the protein MEQMIMNVKMLLNLVESMPIAQTLWEVISACVHLVSNLAMVNKLLYLMMEPPVWISHLKTPLEMLQEINKSTLGPLLPVDVISYVEALSYSSLNIMHYSVPDNEALCNTTINVLVNIVNNFLQKDKITVWEALPVDNQRQSLTKLLHTAEQATLLMSQNFKKTTQLDANASDIALKVFAFDSHHMKHIHPHVYTGGDYVKISPKKREESHPNGTVAVVFLRYSNIGSLLSSPKNRSSKDSSEKRQTISSSVIAVAISSNPPTLYELEKITFTLKYAKTADKDIKCAFWNYSADTMNGNWATEGCELTHSNSTHISCKCNHLTHFAVLMSSGGSVGVTNYNILTRITQLGIIISLICLSMCIFTFWFFSEIQSTRTTIHKNLCCSLFLAELIFLIGINMNNNKLFCSITAGLLHYFLLAAFAWMCIEGIHLYLIVVGVIYNKGFLHKNFYVFGYVSPAVVVGISAALGYKYYGTTEVCWLSTKNNFIWSFIGPACLIILVNLLAFGVIIYKVFRHTAMLKPEVSCYENIRSCARGALALLFLLGATWIFGVLHVVQGSVVTAYLFTIFNAFQGMFIFIFLCVLSRKIQEEYYRLFKNVPCCFGCLR from the exons AttagtcatttaaaaacacCCCTGGAAATGCTGCAAGAAATTAATAAGAGTACTTTGGGACCACTGTTACCTGTAGATGTGATTTCATACGTTGAAGCATTATCTTATTCATCGCTGAATATCATGCATTACTCAGTTCCTGACAATGAAGCACTTTGTAATACAACCATTAAT GTTTTGGTTAACATTGTGAATAATTTtttacaaaaagacaaaatcacAGTCTGGGAAGCCCTTCCTGTAGATAACCAAAGACAGAGCCTGACTAAGCTGCTGCATACTGCAGAACAAGCAACACTTCTCATGTCACAGAACTTCAAAAAGACAACACAGCTAGATGCTAATGCAAGTGACATAG caCTCAAGGTTTTCGCTTTTGATTCACACCACATGAAACACATTCACCCTCATGTTTACACAGGGGGAGATTATGTAAAAATCTCCccaaaaaagagagaggaatcCCATCCCAATG GCACTGTTGCAGTTGTCTTTCTGCGGTATAGCAATATTGGTTCTTTGCTTTCATCACCTAAAAACCGCTCCTCGAAAGATAGTTCAGAGAAGAGGCAGACAATAAGCTCATCAGTTATAGCTGTTGCAATTAGCTCAAATCCACCTACGCTCTATGAGCTcgagaaaataacatttaccTTAAAATATGCCaag ACTGcagataaagatattaaatgtGCGTTTTGGAACTACTCAGCAGACACAATGAATGGCAACTGGGCTACAGAAGGCTGTGAGCTGACACATTCCAACTCCACTCATATCTCATGCAAATGTAATCATTTGactcattttgctgttttgatgTCCTCAGGTGGCTCTGTT GGTGTTACAAATTATAACATTCTTACAAGAATCACTCAACTAGGAATAATTATTTCGTTGATTTGCCTCTCCATGTGCATTTTTACATTCTGGTTCTTCAGTGAAATTCAAAGCACTAGAACGACAATTCACAAAAACCTCTGCTGCAGTCTTTTCCTGGCGgaacttatttttctgattgGAATTAACATGAACAATAATAAG CTCTTCTGTTCAATTACTGCTGGATTACTCCATTATTTCCTTCTAGCTGCTTTTGCATGGATGTGCATTGAAGGTATTCACCTGTACCTTATAGTTGTGGGAGTCATCTACAACAAGGGTTTCTTGCACAAGAATTTTTATGTCTTTGGCTACGTCAGTCCAGCTGTGGTTGTTGGGATCTCTGCTGCACTGGGATATAAGTACTATGGCACCACAGAAGT atgttggCTCAGCACAAAGAATAACTTTATTTGGAGTTTTATAGGACCAGCATGTCTAATAATTCTT GTTAATTTGCTGGCTTTCGGAGTGattatttataaagtatttcGACACACTGCAATGTTAAAGCCAGAAGTTAGTTGTTATGAAAATATAAG ATCCTGTGCCCGAGGTGCTCTTGCTCTCCTGTTCCTTCTTGGGGCTACCTGGATCTTTGGCGTCCTCCATGTTGTACAGGGATCTGTGGTGACTGCATATCTGTTTACAATCTTCAATGCATTTCAGGGGATGTTcatcttcatatttctttgtgtgttgTCTAGAAAG attcagGAAGAATATTATAGGTTGTTCAAAAATGTTCCATGCTGTTTTGGCTGCTTAAGATAA